The genomic segment GCtccaaagaaaagaaaaagagagatatAGAAAGGGACAAAGAATAACGGTAGAAGCCGACCACGGACGGCACATTTGGAATGTTGTTGTGGGTAATCACCCTCAGTCACAGGCAAAACCAATGGAGGTGTTTTCCTCTTTGGGTTTTCCGCAGAGAGAGAAAATGACTGCGCAGTTACTAGAatgggagagagagagagagttttgAAAGTGGAAAGGAAAGGGTGAAACTTTGAAGATGGAAAGACATATGGAGTGTGACAGTAGGCAATGGCGTGAGTGAGTGTTGGGCGCACGTGTCTGTGTATGGCAGAGATGTTAgatcttttattcttttgtttggGTCCCACAGCCGGCAACCTTTGCAGAATACGGACACCCACCAAGATTCGTATATCCATGCTAACACATCATCACACATCACAcgtttatttactttttatactaTTTACTATCTCAGAACAggaataaaaaagagaaaacttaTTCCTACGAAACctatccaaaaatattttcttactaGAAGTACatgaaataaaaggaaaatgacTTCACTCTTAATTTCttgctttaatttttaagaagttataatatattttttaaagtggtaaataatttatgttaagaaaattaattttagtaaaaagtatattttagttgttataaaatatttttcatatatttttattctctgTTTTATCTATCCAAATGAGTATGgataaattctttttttttccttcaactaATCAATttcacacaattttttttatttttcttatgttaATCAATCcttatcaaaacaaaacatcgatattttaaaataacaattcaaATTTTTCAACGACAAAAAAACTGTAAAGGAAAAACGTATTCTGcaatatattaactttttttttttttaaattgcgAAGTCTTAAAATGAGCTAAAGAACTCCATGttacatttttcatttactGATTACAGTTCATTATAGTCAACAAATAATTGGAACAAAGAATGTATTGTTTTggtacattaaaaatatatacactaTTTATTGAAATCgggaaagttttttttttaattctaatatacaaaataattaaagaaaatgaatttttaggAAATAAATATACTTTCGAAAAATCCATTTAGGCACTTCCTTGTTGAGATCACATTCCACATGGGTCAGGATTTTAATCTATATCTATGtgtatttttctataaaaaataattgcaaaactaaaatattgttcatattaataatgtgataaaaaaattgtcaaggAAAAACCTACTTTTCCTTCAATAATTATTCAAagatctataatatttttctttaatctatttatttatttttctcacaaAATGACTGTACCAATTTTGGTTGAGGTAATCAATTCAAGGAGAAATTATATATGGATTGTTTGAATGAAATCCTCAATAAACCTTCagtagaagaaaaagagaataaagatatgaaaataagtttattaaCTCCTTTATACATCCATGCAACCATAACTCCAAAAGGTATATGaacatttagaaaataaaaatagccAGAGGCAGTCTTTCATAACTgccatatattattttatttttttaatccattCCATCTAAAATTGATATAAACTCAAGCCAATACTCTCACAGCATTGCATAAAAGGCCATTGATATTAAATTATCAATGCTTGCCACCTTTAAACTATCTTTGTCTAATGTCATCATTGTCAATGAAATTcaagcaaaaaataaaataaaaaaaacaccaaaatttTGTGGTTAACTACGAAGTTATCAATATTCGGCTTTGGACACATCATCCAATGCTAACACGTTCAAACTTAATTTAACGAAAAATTAAGATTCATTAAATTAACTAACTACTTCTAAGAAATTTTCCTCCATATATACATGGATTGATCACAAACTTAAGATACATGCTTATCAGTCACTCATGTCATAACATGTTTGTACTTAATTTACCATATATTTATAAGAGTTTGAGcataaaggaaaaggaaaatcatGATGCTTTTGTTATTTCGTAAATGTGAGACAAAGAAGCAAGATTGCTTGCCATATATGAAGATGAAACAAATTGATGAACATTGTTTGCGCTAGGATAAGCTACAAGAAACTATTGACAGTATATATAATCTTGTGGTATTCACTCCAAATCTACAATCCCAAAATTGGAGAGAAGGATCTTTATTTGATCAACAAAGTCTGAGCCTGTTGCATACTCTGTTAACAATCCAACAGCAAAACCAAACATTGCCCATCTGTTTCAAACAAAATTCCAGAATGATATCGTATTAAAAAGAATGAAacatttaaatacttttttgaGAATTTCATACTACCTAATTGAGATTTAAGCATCTATGCTACCTAAGTTCCTATGCGTTTGCTTTGCATTCGCATAAGAGCAAATTTGGCTAAGTTGAATCTCAAACACAAGGTAATGGTTTAATTTGGCTTTGAtgatatttaaacttaatttagttGAGTAATTCTAcgtatattttcttttgtttgaatTGTAATTGCTATGCGTGATGTTTTTTGATGCTCCACACCACTTAATTGTTGTTTCGGCTCATGTTTATGCTAGGAACAGCGAGATATGAGCATGACTATGAATGAAGTTAACTATATAGATATCATAAAACTTCATGACTTTACATCCTTAATTTGACCTACAAAATTCGACTTGTCAGGAGATTTTGGGTAAAGTTGCTACACTAAAGAAACCATGGTTATAATTAGGAGTGGGCAAAATTAACTGAACTACACTACACTGTTAAAAACTACAGTGAACCATAAAATAATTAGTCTGAACTGAACTGAAAATTAATTCAGATGGACtcaactaaactattttttgttctaccaatttttttatcagttttccttttcaattaCTTTATAAGAATCTTGGTTCTCTATCATTGGGAGTTGCATAGCTAAATTTGCTATAAGAAGCTCTacctaaaattaatataacaactTTTATAACAAAAGGAAaggaaatatgaaataaatagtaaaatgaaaaaaaaaatgcaaatagGTGTAATAAATTCTTCAATGAAAATGCTTTTAGTGCTAAAAGATTTTACAAAAGCACATCTACTAATCAATCTAAAAGCTACAAAGAAACTGGATCTTAACTTATTTAGGATAGGACACGAttgaagagaaaggaaaaaataaaagttacataTCAGTTAGGCTCTGTTCGTTTGGagtgatttgggggagatgatttgaatggatttgagtggatttgagggtaatttttttgttgtttttttgagtggatttgtgggtaattgagagtggatttggaagtaaagtttgtgagaattagtgtaggatttgattgatgtgacagattttaaaaattagtttaattgataaaaattaaggattatcaaaatgcccctagttataaaagtaatataaaatgttatttataaatgttatatttaattgtaaaaatgtttataaagaaaaaaaaattattaataatttataaaattaatgtttaaaaattaaaaaaactaaataatcagttttttttaataaattagaaaactaaataatcaatttattaaaaataaattagaaaatataataatgaatttattaaaaataaattagaaaatataataatcaatttattaaaaataaattagaaaatataataatcaatttatttttaaaaaattaaaaaatataatatacctaattttattaatattaaaataattataaaaaaaacttaaaaaaaaaaaaataggaaatcgcgtaaccggttacgagaacgcgtaaccggttacgagaacgcgtaaccggttacgcgaaCTCGTAACCGGTTACACGAACGCGTAACCTGTtacgcgtaaccggttacgcgtttGCAGCGTTTCTTAACTGAGGGCACACACGACATTTCGCTCACAATCCGCGCAAATCTCTTCACAACCGCGGATGACTGAACAGTGCAACCATCCCGCATTTCATCGCAAATCCGTCCGCGTATTTCACTCCAACCGAACGCAAAACTGGCTTAATTCCTCGTTCGCAAAACTGTGTGAACAGTGCAATCGCTTCAAACGAACGCACCCTTAGTGAGTAGTTAACTTATAAaagttcagttttttaaaactgaactataaatcaatttttattatgaatagtTCAATTTTGTATAGTATTATATAGTGCAGTTAACTATAGTTTAATACAGTTAGATTAATTTCGCCCACCCTTAGTTATAACAAATGTAGGGGATTTCATCTGCAACAAGGAAATTGGAAGTGACAACTCAAAGGATGTTTTATCCAGGGAGTGTCTGGTTTCATAATCAAGAGAAATCAGTCCCCTAGTACTTTTATCTCCGTTTTTGCCATCTTAGTGGTTATTTAAATTCCTAAAAGAAATTCCAAAAAgctttaatattttgttttatgttgaGTTGCCTTCATCCCAAACATAAGTGTAGATGGTTGTTCAACTTGGAAAGTGATATTTGGACATAAACCCTGGGACCGTACTCAGTTCAGTACTCGTCAGTTTATACTACACACAACTTAGTACACGGTTTCGCCTGTGTTTGACACTGATGTGTATTGGATTGTCTGACACATGAACAATTGTTCCTGAAACACTGCCCAAAATGAGCAAATTTTGGacaagtttttttaacatttggGGTGTGCCATTGATGTTGGAAGTTCAATCCTTCCTCAAGTCACATTTTCCCTTCCTCTTAGTAATGGGTTTCTTTTAGGGGAGTTCATTAGAGAAAGATTACATAAATGTGATCTGAGTCTAACCTACGTAAAGAATTTACATCACTTTTAATCCAAAACctaaatattatgaatttatagatcttctttcttatataatgtttatttttgttatttatatacaaatacTTAGACTCGTACTTAGATTATTTTCTACACTTAAGTATGCACCACTGCCCTGGAAGAAAAGGGGCAAGCTTGGTCGCTCGTGCAAGAAGAGACAGCAATGAAAATATAGGTAATTCAGACTTTTTTACTTCTGTATGAACCCAAATGAAAACAGTccgaaaattttaatttacattgaAGCCTAGTCCTTCGTAGGTTGCTCTAATTTCCTTTCAAACTATTGAAGTTTTGCAATCTGTTTCCCTTCCTTATTTTCGTCAGTAATATCAGTAACAAAATCTACAATAACATAGTGATTCTTGAATTTCTTATTTCTCAAAAGCTTACGCAAAGTTGACAAAAATAAGCAAGTacttttccaaaataaattgAACCGAACACATATTCAAATGTTTGCCATTCCTTAATGgaagaaaaaacacaaaaggGGACCTAGATTATAATTGGCTCACTAACAACAGGTAAAGTGATATCTTCCTATTATCATCTTGATTTTCCTACTCCGTAATAACAACAGATCTAAGATTACCGTCACAGTGAAAGATgctatgttttttaattatgaattttcaTATATAGCCTTGTCACAGAAAAGGGGAAGAACATAAATGAAACCAATTTATAGGTACTATCCCTCGAAATTTGCTAGAACGATCAGTCAATATTTTGATCAACACCACATGACCCCCAACATTCAACCAAATATATAGTAGCTCTCAATTAACTAGTTCTACCGATGTTAAAAAAAACTGCAATTAGCCAAACCAGCATAAGATGAACTTCAACTTTGAAAGGtcccaaaagaaaaatataaatagataaattacCTTCCATTGCTAATCTCATTTTTTCCTATGAATCCAAAGAAAGGACCCTGATCTGCTTCTTCAAGTTTCTTCTTTTTGAAGTACTCCTGCAGCTCCTTAGCCTTTTGCCTCTGAAACTCTAATGTAATGACATTCGTATCGTCTCCAACAACAGGAGCAGCCTTCTGGGGTGGAGGCTGAGAAGGAGGTGAAGGCTTCAGAGGCTGAGGGATGGTACTAGATGGTTCCCTAACAGGAGGAGACACCGGTCTTCTGAGAGGCCCTTCAGTCTGAGAATTCCTTACAGTGATAGAAGCATAAggtttggaagaagaaaatctaaaggatgaatttgatgaagatgtGCATGTTGGAGAGGAGGAACAAGCTGGGATTTTGATGCATGGGAACGAAGATGTCACAGACATTTTCTCTTGGATTGGTGATACTCAATCcttggattttatttttgtaattttttatttttgtgtctTTGTTTGAACATTAGAGTTGGACATGTGGTCTTATCAAACTGAGAGGGTGAGTATGTGTGTGGACAAGGTTTGGCC from the Vigna angularis cultivar LongXiaoDou No.4 chromosome 3, ASM1680809v1, whole genome shotgun sequence genome contains:
- the LOC108324144 gene encoding light-harvesting complex-like protein OHP2, chloroplastic, with product MSVTSSFPCIKIPACSSSPTCTSSSNSSFRFSSSKPYASITVRNSQTEGPLRRPVSPPVREPSSTIPQPLKPSPPSQPPPQKAAPVVGDDTNVITLEFQRQKAKELQEYFKKKKLEEADQGPFFGFIGKNEISNGRWAMFGFAVGLLTEYATGSDFVDQIKILLSNFGIVDLE